GCGCCCGTGGGGTTGTCGACCGAGCAGGCGGCAATGGGCGCGGCGAACAGGGCTACGAGGGCTGCGAGCCCCGCGGGGCGCCGCAAACTGAAAACGATTCTCATGCACCGGATGATAGTTTCGGGTACCCGAAACTTTCAAGTCGAGCGTCATACCGGACTCAGGCGTTCGGCCTGCGGTGCACGCGATCCTTGTTGTAGACCATGTTGAAGAACCGCCCGTCTCGACGCATCCCGGTCGCCTCGTCGAACGACTTCGCCACGTAAGCCGTCTGCCCCATGAACTCGAAGGGCACGTCGTCGGCGCGACCACTCAGTACCACGTCGCACAATTCGACGGCCTCATCGAGGATGGACAGGGGGACCTCCATGGTCCCGTGCGAAACGAACAGGCGGTCGTAATGGCCTGCCGTGCGCTTCTTCAGGGCCAGGACGTTCTCGCGGTACTCCTCGACGCTCACGGAGTTGTGGTCGAAGAGGAAGGTCCGCTGGTTGCATCCATCGCTCAGGATGAGGATCCTCTCCTCGCGGATGAGGAGCGCCGTCATGCCGGGAGTGTGTCCCGGGAAGTGGAAGGCGTCCACATGGATCCCCCCGGCGTCGAAGGAATCCCCGTCCTCCAGGGGCAGGAGGGACACCGGGTACGGAGGGACGTAGTCATCCGCGGTAATCTCATTGATCCGGTCCCCGACCCCCATCGCGATGTATTCCTTGCGAACCGCAAGCGGCGCCATTTCGTCGTAGACCGGCCTGTCCAGGCGATTCAGGTGCACGTCTTCGAACTCGGGGGCGCCCATCGCGTGGTCGACGTGCCCGTGAGTGAGCAGGACGGTGAGCGGCTTGTCGGTGAGGTTGCGAACGAAGTCACGCAGGTGTCCCACTCCGGAGCAGGTGTCGATCAGGATGGCCCGATCCTCGCCCCGGATGAGATAGAGAATCTCATCCATGACGCTCCGGATGGCGGTCACGCTCTCGGTGACCGGCGCGGCGGTGTAGTAGGGGAACATGCGGGTGTCTCCTCTCCTATCTTCAGTAAGTCCGAGTCACCGGACCTTACGGATGAGGAACGTGCCAATACCGCCAAGGATCGAGCAGACGACGCCGAAGACGAAGATCGAGGCGTATGTACCCGTGACGGTCAGCAGAGTCGAACCGACGACGCCGGCGAGCATCGCCGGCACCGAAGTGGCGATGGCGAGGATGCCGAGGTCACGACCGGCGTTCTCCGGGTCCGGCAGCACCAGCGACATGACGGCAACGTCGACGGCGAAGTAGACACCCATGCATGCGCCGGAGATGATGTTGTAGGCGACCATGCCCGTCCAGGTCGGCATGAACAGCGGGAGCAGGAAGGCGACGGCCAGCCCCAGGGCTGCGATGCCGACGGTCGCCTTGCGCCGGTCCAGGACATCGGCAAGCTTACCGAAGATGAGGACGGCGACCAGCTGCGAAATCGTCGATATGGTGGCGAGCGTGGCAACCGCGGCAGCGACGTCTCCACCAGGCAGAGCCTCAGCCCCTATGAAGTCGCTCAGTACGTAGAAGTTCAGCCCGCTCATGGTGAAGAAGCCGAAGAACAGGATGAGCCGGGAGACGAAGGCCATGGAGAAGTCCCAGCTTTTGAATCCGGAGAAGAAGGCCAGTATCTCGGCCGGACGTACGGCACCCTTGCGCCGCGCGGCAGAGCCCGCCTGGGGAGCACGCGAGCCGGTGTCGGACGGCTGTTCCCTGGCGACGACGACGAAGAGAAGCGTCGCCAGGACAAGGAACCCTCCGACGATGAGATAGCCGTGGATTTGCGAGACCCGCGCCACCAGGTTGACGAAGATGAGGATGCCAAGCGGCAGCCCCAGGCCGACGATAGTCGAGGCCACGCCACGGTTCTCCTCTGGAATGCGATCGGGCACGATTGCGTAGATGACTCCTTGGTACCAGTTGGCGAAGCCGGAGATTATGGCCCATAAGAGGAGCATCAGCGGCACACTCGACGACACTCCGAGCAGGGCGCACCCGACGAAGACGATCCCTGAGGTGGCGAGCAGCCAGGGCGTGCGCCTGCCGAGGCTAGTGCGCGTTCTGTCAGAGATCGCCGCGCCAACAGGCAGAGCGATCGTGCCGAGAATGCCGCCGACTAGTCCGGAGATCGCCAGAATCTGCACCTTGCCGTCCGGGGACACCGCGGCCACCTGCGCCGGCCAGAGCACCTGCTGAGTCCCCTGATAAACACCGTACAGGGCAACGATGGCGGGAAGCAGGACCGTGAGGGTGCGACCTACCGGATATGCGTGGGCGGAGGGCTCCAGCGATTCGGAGGAGTTCGTGATCGGTGCGCTCATGGCATCTCCTTTGAAGCGCTACGCAATTGAAAACACGATTTACTAATTCGTGTTACTGGCGTGGACTAGTCTAGCGGGCGGGCCACCACTGTCAAGCGGCGGTCCGCTTCAAGGGGAGGGACCACATCAGGATGCCGAAGCGAGTAACCGCCCACGATGTCGCCAAACGCGCCGGGGTCTCGCGCACCACAGTGAGCTTCGTGCTCAACGGGCGTGATGCGGCGATCCCCAAGGAGACCCGCGAACGCGTGCGCGCCGCCGCCGCCGAGCTGGGGTATGTTCCCTCCGCCGCCGCCCGCGCGCTGCGCAAGGGAGTCAGCGACATCATTCTGGTGCTCTCCGCCGGGGGAAGCGCCGCAGACCTCAGCGACTACATGTGGGAGTCCTTCGCCCGAGCATTCCAGTCTCGGGGACTCACCACTGTCTTCTCACGCACCGCGGGGACGGCAACGCCCCTACAGGCGCTGCTTGAAGAGCTTAGGCCCAGAGCCATCGTCTCCCTCGTCGAGCTCGATGAACAGGACACCGAACTCGTCGAGCGGCTGGACATCCCGCTGCTGCTACCCTCGGCGGCGCAGTACACCTTTTCCGGACTCCAGTCCCTGATGGGTACGACGCAGGCGAGTTACCTCCTCGATCGTGGATACCGCCGCCTCATATACGTAACGGACGCACGCGCTCATCGGTCCCGAATCCCACTCGAGCAGCGCAGGGTGTCGTTCGCTCGCACCGTTGAAGCGCATCCTGAGGCGGCACTTCTGGGGACCGTTAAGTGCGACGCCCGATCCCCGTCAGCAGTTACGGATCTCATTGAGGCCCTGTCCGACGTTGTCGGACGCGCGGACGCCGTAGGCGCCTTCAACGATGACGCGGCAGCCGTAACCCTGACGGCCCTGCATCGACTGGGCCTGACTGTGCCCAGCGACCTCGCAGTCATCGGTGTTGATGACCTCACCCTGAGCCGCTATCTGTCTCCGCCGCTCACGACACTGGCCATCAACGAGTCCGATGTCTGGTCAGAACATATTGTTAACTCGGTGATCGCTCTGCTCAATGGAGCGTCCCAGCCTTCGGTGTCCGATCCGTCCCTCGGAGTTCGCGTCATCGAGCGCGAGTCCGCCTGACCTCGGTGCCGCCACTCACACCGCAGGCCGACGGCACGGTCACTCCAGACCGTCGAGTATGGCGACGGTCGCGGATACGCCCAGCCGTGTGGCGCCGGCGTTAATCATTGCCAGCGCATCGGCCGCGGTGCGGATGCCGCCGGAGGCCTTGACTCCCAACCGATCTCCCACCGTGGCGCGCATGAGTTCCACGGCGTGCACCGAGGCACCACCGGCCGGGTGGAATCCGGTGGAGGTTTTGACATAGTCGGCGCCGGCACCCGCGGCGGCCCGGCAGACGGCGACTATCTCATCGTCGACCAGCGCCGCGGACTCGATGATGACCTTCAGCAGCTTGTCCCCCACGGCCTGCTTGACCGCGCGGATGTCCGCCTCCACGGCGGCGTAGTCATGCTCCTTGACCAGCTTGAGGTTGACCACCATGTCCACCTCGTCCGCACCCTTGGCAACGGCATCGGCGGCCTCGGTGGCCTTGACGGGAGTGGCGTGGGCGCCGGACGGGAAGCCGCACACGGTAGCCACGTGCAGCCCGGCAGGAACCTGGACCGGTAGTTGGTTCGGGGATACGCATACCGAGTAGGTGCCGAGCTCGGCCGCCTGCGCGATCAGCTCGGCTACCTGCGCGCCGGTGGACTCTGGCTTGAGCAGGGTGTGGTCAATTATGGCTGCGACCTGCGCACGGGTGGACATGGTTTTCCTTTCGTCAGCTCTCTTCGGTGAAGGGTGATGGGGCGATGACGGCAAGTACGCGCGGCCAGTAGCCCAGCTCACGTGGGCCGGGTCCGGATGGCCGCCGCGGTGCCAGTAGATCCAGGGCGCGTACGGTGCCGCTGGAGGGTTCGTAGATATGAGCTTGACCGGCGCCGGGATCCTTCCGCCCGATGGCGTCCCAGGGCACGGCCAGCACGTAGTGGCGTGGGATGGCCGGGGCGGCGGGAACGTTGCGCAGGAGGCGGCGGATTCGTCGTCCGCTATCGCTCCGGTACCTGAGCAATGGACCACCCGTGAGCAAGACCACGGGGACGCCGTCGGCGAGCAAGGAGCGCAGTCCCGCAATTACAGCGGGCCACTGCGGGCCGCGGTCATCGACCCGGCCGACACTGTATGCCCCGACCGGCAGGCCCGCCTCCAACCGGAGGCGCGTCATCTGGGCGGCCACCGCCCAGGGGGTTGATCCCAGGTGGCGCGTCCAGGGCAGGGGGCCGAGGGGGCCGCCGGCGCGACGGTTCATGGCGTGCTGCACTCGCCGCTGTTGGGCAGCCAGGGCGTCGCGCAGCGCAAGAGCCGGGCGGGCGGTCTTCGGCGGTGGCGCCGTCGCGGTGGCCGGGGCGCCGAGCAGAAGACGGGCCGCCTGGACCGCCGTGGCGCCGCAGGTGGTGGCGTCGCATTGGGTGAGGGTGATGGCGCTGCCGGCGGCGGTGAAGGAGCCCACGCGCAAACGGGCGTTGACCACACGCACCTTCGGCAGTGATACGGCCGACGCGATCGGGTCCACCACGGCCTCGTCAGACAATCCGATCCAGCACCACGCCAGCGCGACGGCGGGCAACGGCATCCTGCGCCTCCGGGGAGTCTGCGGGGCAGATGCTGATCGTGTCCTCCAGGGCGGCGCGG
This genomic stretch from Actinomyces qiguomingii harbors:
- a CDS encoding MBL fold metallo-hydrolase; protein product: MFPYYTAAPVTESVTAIRSVMDEILYLIRGEDRAILIDTCSGVGHLRDFVRNLTDKPLTVLLTHGHVDHAMGAPEFEDVHLNRLDRPVYDEMAPLAVRKEYIAMGVGDRINEITADDYVPPYPVSLLPLEDGDSFDAGGIHVDAFHFPGHTPGMTALLIREERILILSDGCNQRTFLFDHNSVSVEEYRENVLALKKRTAGHYDRLFVSHGTMEVPLSILDEAVELCDVVLSGRADDVPFEFMGQTAYVAKSFDEATGMRRDGRFFNMVYNKDRVHRRPNA
- a CDS encoding MFS transporter; translation: MSAPITNSSESLEPSAHAYPVGRTLTVLLPAIVALYGVYQGTQQVLWPAQVAAVSPDGKVQILAISGLVGGILGTIALPVGAAISDRTRTSLGRRTPWLLATSGIVFVGCALLGVSSSVPLMLLLWAIISGFANWYQGVIYAIVPDRIPEENRGVASTIVGLGLPLGILIFVNLVARVSQIHGYLIVGGFLVLATLLFVVVAREQPSDTGSRAPQAGSAARRKGAVRPAEILAFFSGFKSWDFSMAFVSRLILFFGFFTMSGLNFYVLSDFIGAEALPGGDVAAAVATLATISTISQLVAVLIFGKLADVLDRRKATVGIAALGLAVAFLLPLFMPTWTGMVAYNIISGACMGVYFAVDVAVMSLVLPDPENAGRDLGILAIATSVPAMLAGVVGSTLLTVTGTYASIFVFGVVCSILGGIGTFLIRKVR
- a CDS encoding LacI family DNA-binding transcriptional regulator; this translates as MPKRVTAHDVAKRAGVSRTTVSFVLNGRDAAIPKETRERVRAAAAELGYVPSAAARALRKGVSDIILVLSAGGSAADLSDYMWESFARAFQSRGLTTVFSRTAGTATPLQALLEELRPRAIVSLVELDEQDTELVERLDIPLLLPSAAQYTFSGLQSLMGTTQASYLLDRGYRRLIYVTDARAHRSRIPLEQRRVSFARTVEAHPEAALLGTVKCDARSPSAVTDLIEALSDVVGRADAVGAFNDDAAAVTLTALHRLGLTVPSDLAVIGVDDLTLSRYLSPPLTTLAINESDVWSEHIVNSVIALLNGASQPSVSDPSLGVRVIERESA
- the deoC gene encoding deoxyribose-phosphate aldolase, producing the protein MSTRAQVAAIIDHTLLKPESTGAQVAELIAQAAELGTYSVCVSPNQLPVQVPAGLHVATVCGFPSGAHATPVKATEAADAVAKGADEVDMVVNLKLVKEHDYAAVEADIRAVKQAVGDKLLKVIIESAALVDDEIVAVCRAAAGAGADYVKTSTGFHPAGGASVHAVELMRATVGDRLGVKASGGIRTAADALAMINAGATRLGVSATVAILDGLE